The DNA region CACATAGTTCAGTTCCTTTTGGCAGCGGGCATCCATATTCATAATAAAATCGGTTTGTGATTTATCGGTTACCACAATGCCGGGCTTATCGGCAGGGATACTATATTTATAAAGCAGTCTTGCGCTGTTACGCATATTGGTAGTAGTATGGCGCGCATGAGGTTCAATGATGATCACATTTTCAGGAATATGAAGGGTTTTCATTAAATAAACCTTCATTTCTTCCGCTTCATTATATTTTGTTTTATATGGATGCACCTTGCCGCCTGATACAATGATAAACGGCGCCTTGCCAGCCTTATATTCCTGTACCGCCAGCCTGCAGCGCAGCATCCCCTCCCCGCTTAGCGGCGATGTTAGATTATCCGGACCAGCACCAGGTACAAGAATATTTGAATAAGGATAATTGGCCCATTTTATGGTTTTGACACGGGTTACGGCAGCCTTGTTTGCGTTTAGCTCCATCGGCTCGTAATTGGCGGGATCCTGTCTTTCATTTATCTGCAGATAAAGCAGGGCTGCCTGCATAGCGGGTTCAAAAAACAGCTTTGTTCGTTTAATATCACCCAACAATATAGCGGAAGCATCATACATCAGCGTATAATATGCCCTTGCTTTAACATTATAGCTAATAGAATCTATTTGCGGATAATTAGGCTTTTTGCCTTCAGCATAAACGCCAATAGTATAGTTGATACTACCTGCGTCCTGCTCCCATGCTTTTATAAGCAATTGCTCTGGCGATAGTTTTTTATACAAACTATAAAAACCCGATGGGATCAGTTTCGATTTAACCATCCTATTAAGCGCGTTGCCTGTTTTATATAATGCTGCAAGCCGGTCACCTACGGTTTTGATGTCATCATCAGTTAGTTTTACCGCAGTTGTTAAGCACGCGGCGTCTTTACAATCAGTAAGGGAAGTGCTAAGGGCGCTTAGCTTTTTCTGCGTGAGCTGTGCCAGTTCAGGATCGTTTTTAAGTAAAGTGCTTACTTCGGCATCCTGCTCAAGCAGAGTCAGCAGGCCGTAGTTTTTAATCTTTACATAATCTATCGGCGTATTTTTTACGGGACTTGAGGTTTGCGCGAAGGCACTTAAACCACCCAATCCAAGCATTGTTAGTAGCAGGAGTTTTTTCATTGAGCTGTTTTTTAACAAGGCGCAAATAACGCCTAAGCAGATAAACTCAAAGTTAACTACCGGTAACTTTCCTCTTACAAAACACGCCTAATTTTAATTTTAATTAAGATATACCATCTTTAGGCATATAAAATCCATATCAAATTTGATATTTGCAAAAGCTGATAAATCTTTCAAACTTCATCTATGGAAAATACTGCCTTATTAAAAGCCATTATTGAAAATGCTATCGATGGCATTATTACTATCGATGAACGGGGGATTGTCGAATCTATTAATCCTTCGGCTTGCAGGTTATTTCAATATGAGCCTCATGAAGTTATCGGCAAAAATGTATCGATACTGATGCCCCAGCCATACCGGCAGGAACATGATCATTATATCAATCGATATCAAACTACCGGTAAACCACATATCATTGGTATAGGTCGTGAAGTAACAGGCTTGCGTAAAGACGGCACCCAATTTCCTTTCAGACTTGGCGTTAGTGACGTAAATTTTTCGGGCCGTAAAATATATGCCGGCTTTATACACGACCTTAGCCGTGAGAAAGAAGCTGAAGATAAACTGAAGGAATACACATCGCACCTGGAGGAAGTGGTAGAGGAACGTACGCTCTCCTTAAAACAATTTGTTCTTGAACTGCAAAAAGCCAAAGAAGAAGTGAGCCAGTCCCTTGAAAAAGAGAAAGAACTGGGACAATTGAAAAGCCGTTTTGTTTCCATGGCATCGCATGAGTTTCGTACGCCACTAAGCGCTGTTCAATTATCGGCCTCGCTTATTGATAAATATGCCGAGCCTTTACACAGCCTGCAGATTAGCAAGCATGTTAATAAAATCAAAAATGCCGTTGGCAACCTCACTACCATTCTGAATGATTTTCTCTCGCTCGAAAAACTGGAAGCCGGGCGTATTGAACCATCATACACCAGGTTTGACCTGGTTAAGCTGGCCGAAGAGCTAACTGAAGAAATGCAGATTATGGCCAAGCAAAACCAAAATATCCTTTATCAGCATACAGGTACAGATAGTATGGTTTACCTCGATATTAACCTGCTCAAAAACTGCATCATCAACCTCATCACAAACGCCATCAAATATTCGGGCGAGGACAGCTTTATTGAATTTAGTACTGAAATAAATGTTTCCGGCTGTTCCATTACTGTAAAAGATAATGGCATAGGCATTCCCGAAAGCGACCAGAAGCATTTATTTGAGGCATTTTTCAGAGCGCACAATACAGGCAATATCGCGGGTACCGGTTTAGGTCTTAATATTGTGGCCCGGTACACTGCCCTTATGAACGGCAGAGTTGATTTTCAAAGTAACGTAAACGAGGGTACTTCATTCACCATTTCATTTTCTGCATCATGAGCCAAAAAATCCTGATCATCGAAGATAACAACGATATCCGCGAAAACGTGGTAGAAATACTGGGGCTGGCCGGTTACACGGTATTTGAGGCCGATAATGGTAAAACCGGTATTGAACTGGCCGTTAACAACCTGCCCGATGTAATACTTTGCGATATCATGATGCCCGAGCTTGATGGTTATGGGGTTTTATTTATGCTGAATAAAAATCCCGAAACCGCCGCCATACCTTTTATATTTTTAACCGCAAAGGCCGAACGGATTGACCAACGTAAAGGCATGGAAATGGGTGCCGATGATTACTTAACCAAGCCTTTTGATGATATTGAACTACTGAACGCCATTGAAAGCAGGCTCAGGAAAAAAACTGCCCAGCAAAGCTTTTATAGTCAATCGCTCGAAAACCTACACTCAATTGTATCGAAGAACAGCGGTCTCACCGAACTTAAACATATTATTAGCGAACGCAAGGTACGCCTGTTTAAAAAAGACCAGGTAATTTATTACGATGGTGATAAAGGGAATGGTTTGTACCTGATATTGAAAGGCAGGGTTAAAACCGTTAAACTGGCAAACGATGGCCGTGAGCTGATGACCGCCATCCACTCTGCCGAGGAATACCTGGGGGTAAATGCCATGCTCTCGAACGAGGCTTACACAGATACAGCAACCACCCTGGAGGACAGCCAGCTGTGCCTGATCCCTAAAGACCAACTGGATAACCTGCTCAATTTATATCCTGATATTGCGCGTGAGTTTATCAAACTACTCTCTAACCATATCCGCGACCGGGAAGAACAATTATTGCAGCTTGCGTATAACTCAGTACGGAAAAGGATGGCCGATACCCTGATGCGACTGCATAAACAGCAGGGCGGGGATTTCAAAATTTCGCGCGAAGACCTTGCTGCCATGGCCGGCGTAGCAACTGAAACCGTGAGCCGTACCCTTACCGATTTT from Mucilaginibacter sp. SJ includes:
- a CDS encoding response regulator, translating into MSQKILIIEDNNDIRENVVEILGLAGYTVFEADNGKTGIELAVNNLPDVILCDIMMPELDGYGVLFMLNKNPETAAIPFIFLTAKAERIDQRKGMEMGADDYLTKPFDDIELLNAIESRLRKKTAQQSFYSQSLENLHSIVSKNSGLTELKHIISERKVRLFKKDQVIYYDGDKGNGLYLILKGRVKTVKLANDGRELMTAIHSAEEYLGVNAMLSNEAYTDTATTLEDSQLCLIPKDQLDNLLNLYPDIAREFIKLLSNHIRDREEQLLQLAYNSVRKRMADTLMRLHKQQGGDFKISREDLAAMAGVATETVSRTLTDFKDENLIDKKGSQITVLSPERLAKMKN
- a CDS encoding YdcF family protein; this translates as MKKLLLLTMLGLGGLSAFAQTSSPVKNTPIDYVKIKNYGLLTLLEQDAEVSTLLKNDPELAQLTQKKLSALSTSLTDCKDAACLTTAVKLTDDDIKTVGDRLAALYKTGNALNRMVKSKLIPSGFYSLYKKLSPEQLLIKAWEQDAGSINYTIGVYAEGKKPNYPQIDSISYNVKARAYYTLMYDASAILLGDIKRTKLFFEPAMQAALLYLQINERQDPANYEPMELNANKAAVTRVKTIKWANYPYSNILVPGAGPDNLTSPLSGEGMLRCRLAVQEYKAGKAPFIIVSGGKVHPYKTKYNEAEEMKVYLMKTLHIPENVIIIEPHARHTTTNMRNSARLLYKYSIPADKPGIVVTDKSQTDFIMNMDARCQKELNYVPYKLARRNSETEVEYYPVEEAKQIDPDEPLDPR
- a CDS encoding PAS domain-containing sensor histidine kinase — translated: MENTALLKAIIENAIDGIITIDERGIVESINPSACRLFQYEPHEVIGKNVSILMPQPYRQEHDHYINRYQTTGKPHIIGIGREVTGLRKDGTQFPFRLGVSDVNFSGRKIYAGFIHDLSREKEAEDKLKEYTSHLEEVVEERTLSLKQFVLELQKAKEEVSQSLEKEKELGQLKSRFVSMASHEFRTPLSAVQLSASLIDKYAEPLHSLQISKHVNKIKNAVGNLTTILNDFLSLEKLEAGRIEPSYTRFDLVKLAEELTEEMQIMAKQNQNILYQHTGTDSMVYLDINLLKNCIINLITNAIKYSGEDSFIEFSTEINVSGCSITVKDNGIGIPESDQKHLFEAFFRAHNTGNIAGTGLGLNIVARYTALMNGRVDFQSNVNEGTSFTISFSAS